A stretch of the Theropithecus gelada isolate Dixy chromosome 7a, Tgel_1.0, whole genome shotgun sequence genome encodes the following:
- the LOC112628068 gene encoding U3 small nucleolar ribonucleoprotein protein MPP10, with the protein MGDDNPEVSERANSSKCDLRKSPVFSAEDSDLDFGINKLEQQSKVQNKGRGKPREKSIVDEIFLQLSAMEAYLENRGKEEEQKDDDDESGKSSRNVKYKDFFDPVESDEDTASDHDDELGSNKMMKLLKKQQKN; encoded by the exons ATGGGTGATGACAATCCTGAAGTGAGTGAGAGAGCAAACTCAAGCAAATGCGATCTGAGGAAAAGCCCAGTTTTCAGTGCTGAGGATTCTGACCTTGACTTTGGTATCAACAAATTGGAACAGCAGAGCAAGGTGCAAAACAAAGGACGtggaaaaccaagagaaaagtCCATAGTAGACGAGATATTCCTCCAACTCTCTGCGATGGAGGCCTAtttagaaaacagaggaaaagaagaggaacaaaaagatgatgatgatgag TCAGGTAAAAGTTCCAGAAATGTGAAGTACAAAGATTTTTTTGATCCAGTTGAAAGTGATGAAGATACAGCAAGTGATCATGATGATGAGCTGGGTTCCAACAAGATGATGAAATTGCtgaagaagcagcagaagaaCTAA